A window of Garra rufa chromosome 16, GarRuf1.0, whole genome shotgun sequence contains these coding sequences:
- the cd40lg gene encoding CD40 ligand, with the protein MINTFHSSYNPPPVPPRARYSKPQPVGNTSLVKFLSVMLLLLMILTFGGFLYLFQKLNVQLQGSYTEDMRSLQRLQDCADNKMGKDSMTECGELIEKYKAVIEKVSQANEKLSKLIGGPHFTGPAAHMTALNVLKDKTSDFLKTNRLLWDKEHSLLQDVRLIERDKLTIQNPGIYFVYSQVTFSKNSLSTSLKQSIRTVDPKIQGGKELLKSFCSLQSNLCTASMAGVIHLEKNQQLFVTVTNTSLVNRDSCNFGLFKLR; encoded by the exons ATGATAAACACCTTTCACAGTAGCTACAATCCGCCGCCGGTGCCTCCACGGGCAAGATACAGCAAACCCCAGCCAGTGGGCAACACATCTTTAGTCAAGTTTTTATCAGTGATGCTACTCCTGTTAATGATACTGACCTTTGGAGGCTTCCTCTACCTGTTCCAGAAACTCAACGTG CAACTCCAGGGCAGTTATACTGAAGACATGAGGAGTCTACAGAGACTACAGGACTGTGCGGATAACAAAATGGGCAAAGACTCGATGACAGAATGTGGCGAACTGATAGAAAAATATAAAGCTGTCATAGAAAAG GTTTCACAAGCAAATGAAAAAT TGTCTAAGTTAATTGGAGGGCCACACTTTACTGGACCAGCTGCACACATGACTGCTCTGAATGTGCTTAAAG ATAAGACTTCTGACTTCTTGAAGACAAACCGTCTTCTTTGGGACAAAGAGCATTCACTGCTACAGGATGTACGGCTTATCGAACGGGACAAGCTGACCATTCAGAATCCCGGAATCTATTTCGTCTATTCTCAGGTCACCTTCTCCAAAAATTCTCTTTCAACTTCATTAAAGCAATCAATAAGGACCGTAGATCCCAAGATACAAGGCGGCAAGGAGCTACTCAAGTCTTTTTGCAGTTTGCAATCAAATTTGTGTACAGCCTCTATGGCGGGAGTTATCCACCTAGAGAAAAACCAACAGCTCTTTGTTACGGTAAcaaacacatccttggtgaaccGGGACTCCTGCAACTTTGGATTATTCAAGTTGCGGTAA